A single window of Nicotiana sylvestris chromosome 3, ASM39365v2, whole genome shotgun sequence DNA harbors:
- the LOC104231385 gene encoding transmembrane 9 superfamily member 3-like isoform X2 yields the protein MPLHISIKVEKKCLSMQTSETYSYYDLPFCRPDNLEKKKESLGEVLNGDRLTFAPYKLEFLADKKDAKVVCKKRLTKEEVAQFRTAVTLDYYIQMYYDDLPIWAFIGKIDKEGSYDPNEFKYHIYTMFHFEIFYHKDRVIEINLRADPYVTANVTIDEEVDVEFLYTVVWKATNTPFEKRMDKYKMSSSLPHHLEIHWFSIMNSCVTIFIVMSCLGTIYMRVLRRDIYKLAQDEEFSDNQEETGWKSLHGDVFRYPKCNYLLSSALGCGTQLLAVVVAILSLGVLGVFQPYDRGVLHTGLIIIYAITSAIAGFSAVSFYHQLEGSNWLRTLLLTGGIFSCPLFLTFLFLNTVAIKYGSTAALPLGTIVVILLLWVLLALPSLLLGALSGKRIRSEFQAPCHTTKCPREVPPQRWYRSIIMQMALAGILPFAVIYIELYYIFASVWGHRIYTIYGILFVVFILLLITTALVSVAMTYFQLAAEDHEWWWRSFLCGGSTGLYLFGYSFYYYFLRSDMSGFMQTSFFFGYMACVSYGVFLMLGTVGFRSCLLFVRLLYGSIKCE from the exons ATGCCTCTACACATCAGTATAAAAGTGGAGAAAAAGTGCCTCTCTATGCAAACAAG TGAAACTTATTCTTATTACGATCTTCCATTTTGTCGACCAG ATAATttggaaaagaagaaagaatcttTGGGTGAAGTGTTGAATGGAGATCGCCTTACATTTGCTCCATATAAGCTCGAGTTTTTAGCGGACAAAAAAGATGCCAAAGTTGTATGTAAGAAAAGGTTGACAAAGGAGGAAGTTGCACAATTCAGAACCGCTGTTACACTGGATTACTACATCCAGATGTACTATGATGACTTGCCAATATGGGCCTTCATTGGGAAGATCGATAAGGAGGGAAGCTATGACCCTAATGAGTTCAAATATCACATTTATACGATGTTTCACTTTGAAATATTTTACCACAAGGACCGTGTTATTGAAATTAACCTTCGAGCCGATCCGTATGTTACAGCTAATGTAACAATAGATGAGGAAGTTGATGTAGAATTCCTTTACACAGTGGTGTGGAAGGCAACTAACACCCCATTTGAAAAGAGAATGGACAAATACAAGATGTCTTCTTCTCTGCCCCATCACTTAGAAATTCACTGGTTCTCAATTATGAACTCATGTGTGACAATTTTCATCGTAATGTCATGTCTGGGAACAATTTACATGCGGGTCCTGAGGAGAGATATTTAtaa GCTTGCGCAGGATGAGGAATTCTCTGATAACCAAGAAGAAACTGGGTGGAAAAGCCTCCATGGTGATGTCTTCCGGTACCCAAAGTGCAACTATTTGCTTTCTTCAGCGCTTGGTTGTGGAACACAGCTGTTGGCAGT AGTGGTGGCCATTTTAAGTTTAGGCGTGCTTGGTGTTTTTCAACCGTATGATCGAGGAGTTTTGCACACTGGTTTGATCATAATATATGCAATAACTTCTGCAATTGCTGGATTTTCCGCAGTATCTTTTTATCATCAGCTCGAAGGAAGCAACTGG CTAAGAACTTTATTGCTGACGGGAGGAATATTCTCTTGCCCCTTGTTCCTAACCTTTCTCTTCCTTAATACTGTTGCCATCAAATATGGGTCAACTGCAGCACTTCCTTTGGGCACGATTGTGGTTATACTTCTCCTCTGGGTTTTGCTAGCATTACCTTCACTTCTGTTAGGTGCATTATCTGGGAAGAGAATAAGGTCTGAGTTTCAAGCTCCTTGTCACACCACAAAGTGTCCTCGTGAGGTTCCACCACAGCGTTGGTACAGGAGTATCATAATGCAAATGGCATTGGCAGGAATTTTGCCTTTTGCTGTCATCTATATTGAGCTGTATTACATATTTGCAAGTGTTTGGGGTCACAGGATATACACAATATATGGCATTCTTTTTGTTGTATTTATCCTTCTCCTGATTACAACTGCCCTTGTCTCTGTTGCTATGACGTACTTCCAACTTGCCGCAGAAGATCATGAATGGTGGTGGAG GTCTTTTCTTTGTGGTGGATCGACTGGCTTGTACTTATTTGGTTATTCCTTCTACTATTACTTTTTGCGGTCAGACATGAGTGGTTTCATGCAAACCTCATTCTTCTTCGGATATATGGCTTGCGTTAGCTATGGCGTCTTTCTCATGCTAGGCACTGTCGGCTTTCGTTCCTGTTTGCTATTTGTCCGTCTCCTGTATGGCAGTATCAAATGCGAATAG
- the LOC104231385 gene encoding transmembrane 9 superfamily member 3-like isoform X1 — MEKHVVILIFTTVIMSLGCLVQSDASTHQYKSGEKVPLYANKVGPFFNPSETYSYYDLPFCRPDNLEKKKESLGEVLNGDRLTFAPYKLEFLADKKDAKVVCKKRLTKEEVAQFRTAVTLDYYIQMYYDDLPIWAFIGKIDKEGSYDPNEFKYHIYTMFHFEIFYHKDRVIEINLRADPYVTANVTIDEEVDVEFLYTVVWKATNTPFEKRMDKYKMSSSLPHHLEIHWFSIMNSCVTIFIVMSCLGTIYMRVLRRDIYKLAQDEEFSDNQEETGWKSLHGDVFRYPKCNYLLSSALGCGTQLLAVVVAILSLGVLGVFQPYDRGVLHTGLIIIYAITSAIAGFSAVSFYHQLEGSNWLRTLLLTGGIFSCPLFLTFLFLNTVAIKYGSTAALPLGTIVVILLLWVLLALPSLLLGALSGKRIRSEFQAPCHTTKCPREVPPQRWYRSIIMQMALAGILPFAVIYIELYYIFASVWGHRIYTIYGILFVVFILLLITTALVSVAMTYFQLAAEDHEWWWRSFLCGGSTGLYLFGYSFYYYFLRSDMSGFMQTSFFFGYMACVSYGVFLMLGTVGFRSCLLFVRLLYGSIKCE; from the exons ATGGAGAAACATGTGGTAATCCTCATTTTTACAACTGTAATCATGAGTCTTGGATGCCTAGTACAATCAGATGCCTCTACACATCAGTATAAAAGTGGAGAAAAAGTGCCTCTCTATGCAAACAAGGTTGGCCCATTTTTTAATCCCAG TGAAACTTATTCTTATTACGATCTTCCATTTTGTCGACCAG ATAATttggaaaagaagaaagaatcttTGGGTGAAGTGTTGAATGGAGATCGCCTTACATTTGCTCCATATAAGCTCGAGTTTTTAGCGGACAAAAAAGATGCCAAAGTTGTATGTAAGAAAAGGTTGACAAAGGAGGAAGTTGCACAATTCAGAACCGCTGTTACACTGGATTACTACATCCAGATGTACTATGATGACTTGCCAATATGGGCCTTCATTGGGAAGATCGATAAGGAGGGAAGCTATGACCCTAATGAGTTCAAATATCACATTTATACGATGTTTCACTTTGAAATATTTTACCACAAGGACCGTGTTATTGAAATTAACCTTCGAGCCGATCCGTATGTTACAGCTAATGTAACAATAGATGAGGAAGTTGATGTAGAATTCCTTTACACAGTGGTGTGGAAGGCAACTAACACCCCATTTGAAAAGAGAATGGACAAATACAAGATGTCTTCTTCTCTGCCCCATCACTTAGAAATTCACTGGTTCTCAATTATGAACTCATGTGTGACAATTTTCATCGTAATGTCATGTCTGGGAACAATTTACATGCGGGTCCTGAGGAGAGATATTTAtaa GCTTGCGCAGGATGAGGAATTCTCTGATAACCAAGAAGAAACTGGGTGGAAAAGCCTCCATGGTGATGTCTTCCGGTACCCAAAGTGCAACTATTTGCTTTCTTCAGCGCTTGGTTGTGGAACACAGCTGTTGGCAGT AGTGGTGGCCATTTTAAGTTTAGGCGTGCTTGGTGTTTTTCAACCGTATGATCGAGGAGTTTTGCACACTGGTTTGATCATAATATATGCAATAACTTCTGCAATTGCTGGATTTTCCGCAGTATCTTTTTATCATCAGCTCGAAGGAAGCAACTGG CTAAGAACTTTATTGCTGACGGGAGGAATATTCTCTTGCCCCTTGTTCCTAACCTTTCTCTTCCTTAATACTGTTGCCATCAAATATGGGTCAACTGCAGCACTTCCTTTGGGCACGATTGTGGTTATACTTCTCCTCTGGGTTTTGCTAGCATTACCTTCACTTCTGTTAGGTGCATTATCTGGGAAGAGAATAAGGTCTGAGTTTCAAGCTCCTTGTCACACCACAAAGTGTCCTCGTGAGGTTCCACCACAGCGTTGGTACAGGAGTATCATAATGCAAATGGCATTGGCAGGAATTTTGCCTTTTGCTGTCATCTATATTGAGCTGTATTACATATTTGCAAGTGTTTGGGGTCACAGGATATACACAATATATGGCATTCTTTTTGTTGTATTTATCCTTCTCCTGATTACAACTGCCCTTGTCTCTGTTGCTATGACGTACTTCCAACTTGCCGCAGAAGATCATGAATGGTGGTGGAG GTCTTTTCTTTGTGGTGGATCGACTGGCTTGTACTTATTTGGTTATTCCTTCTACTATTACTTTTTGCGGTCAGACATGAGTGGTTTCATGCAAACCTCATTCTTCTTCGGATATATGGCTTGCGTTAGCTATGGCGTCTTTCTCATGCTAGGCACTGTCGGCTTTCGTTCCTGTTTGCTATTTGTCCGTCTCCTGTATGGCAGTATCAAATGCGAATAG
- the LOC104231385 gene encoding transmembrane 9 superfamily member 3-like isoform X3: MPLHISIKVEKKCLSMQTRLAHFLIPDNLEKKKESLGEVLNGDRLTFAPYKLEFLADKKDAKVVCKKRLTKEEVAQFRTAVTLDYYIQMYYDDLPIWAFIGKIDKEGSYDPNEFKYHIYTMFHFEIFYHKDRVIEINLRADPYVTANVTIDEEVDVEFLYTVVWKATNTPFEKRMDKYKMSSSLPHHLEIHWFSIMNSCVTIFIVMSCLGTIYMRVLRRDIYKLAQDEEFSDNQEETGWKSLHGDVFRYPKCNYLLSSALGCGTQLLAVVVAILSLGVLGVFQPYDRGVLHTGLIIIYAITSAIAGFSAVSFYHQLEGSNWLRTLLLTGGIFSCPLFLTFLFLNTVAIKYGSTAALPLGTIVVILLLWVLLALPSLLLGALSGKRIRSEFQAPCHTTKCPREVPPQRWYRSIIMQMALAGILPFAVIYIELYYIFASVWGHRIYTIYGILFVVFILLLITTALVSVAMTYFQLAAEDHEWWWRSFLCGGSTGLYLFGYSFYYYFLRSDMSGFMQTSFFFGYMACVSYGVFLMLGTVGFRSCLLFVRLLYGSIKCE; this comes from the exons ATGCCTCTACACATCAGTATAAAAGTGGAGAAAAAGTGCCTCTCTATGCAAACAAGGTTGGCCCATTTTTTAATCCCAG ATAATttggaaaagaagaaagaatcttTGGGTGAAGTGTTGAATGGAGATCGCCTTACATTTGCTCCATATAAGCTCGAGTTTTTAGCGGACAAAAAAGATGCCAAAGTTGTATGTAAGAAAAGGTTGACAAAGGAGGAAGTTGCACAATTCAGAACCGCTGTTACACTGGATTACTACATCCAGATGTACTATGATGACTTGCCAATATGGGCCTTCATTGGGAAGATCGATAAGGAGGGAAGCTATGACCCTAATGAGTTCAAATATCACATTTATACGATGTTTCACTTTGAAATATTTTACCACAAGGACCGTGTTATTGAAATTAACCTTCGAGCCGATCCGTATGTTACAGCTAATGTAACAATAGATGAGGAAGTTGATGTAGAATTCCTTTACACAGTGGTGTGGAAGGCAACTAACACCCCATTTGAAAAGAGAATGGACAAATACAAGATGTCTTCTTCTCTGCCCCATCACTTAGAAATTCACTGGTTCTCAATTATGAACTCATGTGTGACAATTTTCATCGTAATGTCATGTCTGGGAACAATTTACATGCGGGTCCTGAGGAGAGATATTTAtaa GCTTGCGCAGGATGAGGAATTCTCTGATAACCAAGAAGAAACTGGGTGGAAAAGCCTCCATGGTGATGTCTTCCGGTACCCAAAGTGCAACTATTTGCTTTCTTCAGCGCTTGGTTGTGGAACACAGCTGTTGGCAGT AGTGGTGGCCATTTTAAGTTTAGGCGTGCTTGGTGTTTTTCAACCGTATGATCGAGGAGTTTTGCACACTGGTTTGATCATAATATATGCAATAACTTCTGCAATTGCTGGATTTTCCGCAGTATCTTTTTATCATCAGCTCGAAGGAAGCAACTGG CTAAGAACTTTATTGCTGACGGGAGGAATATTCTCTTGCCCCTTGTTCCTAACCTTTCTCTTCCTTAATACTGTTGCCATCAAATATGGGTCAACTGCAGCACTTCCTTTGGGCACGATTGTGGTTATACTTCTCCTCTGGGTTTTGCTAGCATTACCTTCACTTCTGTTAGGTGCATTATCTGGGAAGAGAATAAGGTCTGAGTTTCAAGCTCCTTGTCACACCACAAAGTGTCCTCGTGAGGTTCCACCACAGCGTTGGTACAGGAGTATCATAATGCAAATGGCATTGGCAGGAATTTTGCCTTTTGCTGTCATCTATATTGAGCTGTATTACATATTTGCAAGTGTTTGGGGTCACAGGATATACACAATATATGGCATTCTTTTTGTTGTATTTATCCTTCTCCTGATTACAACTGCCCTTGTCTCTGTTGCTATGACGTACTTCCAACTTGCCGCAGAAGATCATGAATGGTGGTGGAG GTCTTTTCTTTGTGGTGGATCGACTGGCTTGTACTTATTTGGTTATTCCTTCTACTATTACTTTTTGCGGTCAGACATGAGTGGTTTCATGCAAACCTCATTCTTCTTCGGATATATGGCTTGCGTTAGCTATGGCGTCTTTCTCATGCTAGGCACTGTCGGCTTTCGTTCCTGTTTGCTATTTGTCCGTCTCCTGTATGGCAGTATCAAATGCGAATAG